A DNA window from Methylocystis heyeri contains the following coding sequences:
- a CDS encoding DUF1549 and DUF1553 domain-containing protein produces MKRFSKTKLLALFLSASTSAIAVAADTKTLDAPPSQASAARAPHWAYQPIRSDAVPQIADQRWVRTPIDAFVLSKIEAAKLNASPDADRATFIRRATLDVLGLIPQPEEVAAFVNDTSPDAYEKLVDRLLASPQYGERQARRWLDLARYADSVGFQNDVTRPNFFRYRDYVVQAFNEDKPYSRFIQEQIAGDEIAPGDQKVLVATGFLAGYPDNPNARDLIGRKYQITTDIVDTIGTAILGTTIGCARCHNHKSDKITQKDYFSLQAFFANTAVNEKLSAEKGPQELDYEKAQANYEAAARDILPRQKAIIDSVREKATQFYNERYNPDARTSIFKPKSEWNALDRWVNYRAETVTDQQALSNYIRDVVNDEKNPDRTPELIAQWREYQKLAEELKKFEKLKPTRGADTYTAATELGHSDAPPTYVFFGGNHERPLDEVQPAFPEAISSEKPNISPLPTSSGRRTALASWLTSPSNPLTARVFVNRVWNEYFGKGVVGTVSDFGKAGDKPTNPELLDYLADSFVKDGWSVKKLHRQILLSSVYRQSSAYREDVAAADPENKLLAVFPRKRLDAEQIRDSYLVASGKLEQQLGGPAVFPPLPANLNVGPAWEASDDPRQTNRRSLYVFTRRSVPYPLLETFDLANPQQAHSKRDVTTTPLQALTLINSDIVFQWSQALAGRVIRESGEDESARIDRLYQILFSRNPDAYEKSVLKAFLDEHVRIVAGKAANGKFSVAEPTGDVKVTDPVRASAFVDLVHTVANSNEFIYRF; encoded by the coding sequence ATGAAACGATTCTCAAAAACAAAGCTCCTGGCTTTGTTCCTGAGCGCATCGACTTCGGCGATTGCAGTGGCGGCGGACACGAAAACTCTCGACGCGCCCCCATCCCAGGCCTCCGCAGCGCGTGCGCCTCATTGGGCCTATCAGCCCATTCGCAGCGACGCGGTTCCGCAGATCGCCGACCAGCGCTGGGTGCGCACTCCGATCGACGCTTTCGTTCTCTCGAAGATCGAAGCGGCAAAATTGAACGCTTCCCCCGACGCCGATCGCGCGACCTTCATCCGAAGGGCTACGCTCGATGTCCTCGGGCTAATTCCCCAGCCGGAAGAAGTCGCGGCGTTTGTGAACGACACGTCGCCGGATGCATATGAAAAGCTTGTCGACCGCTTGCTTGCTTCGCCGCAATATGGCGAGCGCCAAGCGCGTCGTTGGCTCGATCTCGCGCGCTATGCGGACAGCGTCGGATTCCAAAACGACGTCACCCGCCCCAATTTTTTTCGCTATCGCGATTATGTCGTTCAGGCCTTCAACGAAGACAAACCCTATTCGCGCTTCATTCAGGAGCAGATCGCGGGCGACGAGATCGCGCCGGGCGACCAGAAGGTCCTCGTCGCCACGGGTTTTCTGGCGGGATATCCGGACAATCCCAACGCCCGCGATCTCATCGGCCGCAAATATCAGATCACCACGGACATAGTGGACACCATCGGGACTGCGATTCTCGGCACGACCATCGGCTGCGCCCGATGCCACAATCACAAGTCCGACAAGATCACCCAGAAAGACTATTTCTCTCTCCAGGCCTTCTTCGCCAACACCGCCGTGAACGAGAAGCTTTCGGCGGAAAAAGGTCCTCAGGAGCTCGACTACGAAAAAGCCCAGGCAAATTACGAGGCCGCCGCCAGGGACATTCTGCCGAGGCAAAAGGCGATTATCGATTCGGTTCGCGAGAAGGCCACGCAATTTTACAACGAACGCTATAATCCCGACGCGCGGACCTCGATCTTCAAGCCGAAGAGCGAATGGAACGCTCTCGACCGCTGGGTGAACTATCGCGCCGAAACGGTTACCGATCAGCAGGCCTTGTCGAACTATATTCGCGACGTCGTCAATGACGAGAAAAACCCGGACCGCACGCCGGAGCTCATCGCTCAATGGCGTGAATATCAGAAGCTCGCCGAAGAGCTGAAGAAGTTCGAAAAGCTCAAGCCCACGCGGGGCGCCGACACATACACCGCCGCGACCGAGCTCGGCCATTCCGACGCGCCGCCGACCTATGTGTTTTTCGGCGGCAATCACGAACGCCCGCTCGATGAAGTTCAACCCGCATTCCCCGAGGCGATCAGCTCGGAGAAGCCCAATATCTCTCCGCTGCCGACATCTTCGGGACGTCGAACGGCGCTCGCCTCCTGGCTTACGAGCCCGAGCAATCCGTTGACCGCTCGGGTTTTCGTGAACCGGGTGTGGAACGAATATTTCGGCAAGGGCGTCGTGGGAACGGTCAGCGATTTCGGCAAAGCGGGCGACAAGCCGACCAATCCGGAGCTGCTCGATTATCTTGCCGACAGTTTCGTAAAAGACGGCTGGAGCGTCAAGAAGCTGCACCGGCAGATACTGCTGTCCAGCGTCTATCGTCAATCGTCGGCCTATCGGGAAGACGTCGCCGCCGCGGACCCCGAAAACAAGCTTCTTGCCGTTTTCCCGCGCAAGCGGCTCGACGCCGAGCAGATCCGCGACTCCTATCTCGTCGCCTCAGGCAAACTGGAACAGCAGCTCGGCGGCCCCGCGGTGTTCCCGCCGCTTCCCGCCAATCTGAACGTCGGCCCGGCTTGGGAAGCATCCGACGATCCTCGCCAGACCAACCGGCGGAGCCTCTATGTGTTCACGCGCCGCAGCGTGCCTTATCCGTTGCTGGAGACTTTCGACCTCGCCAACCCGCAACAGGCCCACAGCAAGCGCGACGTGACCACGACGCCCTTGCAGGCGTTGACGCTCATCAACAGCGATATCGTCTTCCAGTGGTCCCAGGCGCTCGCCGGACGCGTAATCCGCGAAAGCGGGGAGGACGAATCTGCGCGGATCGATCGCCTCTATCAGATCCTCTTTTCACGCAACCCGGACGCTTACGAAAAGAGCGTGTTGAAGGCCTTTCTCGACGAGCATGTGAGGATCGTCGCCGGCAAGGCGGCAAACGGAAAATTCTCCGTGGCGGAGCCGACGGGCGACGTGAAGGTGACCGATCCCGTCCGCGCATCGGCTTTCGTCGACCTCGTCCATACGGTCGCGAATTCAAACGAGTTCATCTACCGCTTCTAG
- a CDS encoding TonB-dependent receptor, which produces MNRRQSIKSRKLSKVSFAALACGIALGFPCTPAGAQSTHEGHSHDGAAQAEGKHDAAQDQGGPASANVADVDVTMGHSHGGGPGEKLKDEVLTKTSRSGNVITNTTINDQQIDNLTDVSHYVAGYRPLISTPRQSRMAIRGVGVASGSGGSGSASDTGYIVDDVYWSFAGWQWGDLVDMSSVEVLYGPTGTAGNKNTNVGSLIFHTQLPSFEDKTTISVSYGNYNRTRDTVNSTGTVINDALAYRVAAYLDYADGWIRDGYSGSTYQDTARAGIHAQLLGVGDDWSDRLSFNYNGSNEHNDYLTGTIGDTSLEYANFTFPTSFFQNMRNKLNWPVLTTDPNTPFIARNGRDPANVFMLTNTFNKQAGENTFKSISAVGYGAWRNNGFSDNQLLQLGFGSGGMDTYALQTSQEFRLSSPKDQPIEWTTGLFTFYEALEDRMHHWDFGYNSAAWLGYQGALPGLTPWWLNKAGDFQAAAYGQATWHATEQAEITFGLRDSYEVRYSASKFAAGWLYGLPITPNAQNYALARSGGYFPSDSGGFTSYHNGLVGILNPKYQLNENILLYALLGHGDKPPSVNTQSLGVYSYNKTTSQFSVAPFSQPFDGSEKSWDYELGVKTNWFDGKLISNVNLYWNDLYNFQISQTKTLQTSPLLITQSYLGNAPHVRLRGIEFVQQWSPIEHLTFNLNGAYTEARYVNYPDAPAPTDWTFTGVPATAATISLSNTRITGLPWWQINGGYAYHVPVGRALAALGGWLGGQSYTFFHYTNASWFNKQQYTNPYSLIQYWQPAYVMFDAGFGLHTDDRRFQITLWAKNLFNNRPWTSWSPGSSSAPTTVGISTQGPRLFGLTSSVTF; this is translated from the coding sequence ATGAACCGGCGGCAATCAATAAAAAGCCGAAAGCTCTCCAAAGTCTCTTTCGCCGCGCTCGCCTGCGGCATCGCCTTAGGGTTCCCGTGCACGCCCGCCGGCGCGCAATCCACGCATGAAGGCCATTCGCATGACGGGGCGGCCCAAGCGGAAGGAAAACACGACGCCGCTCAGGATCAGGGAGGCCCAGCCTCTGCGAATGTCGCCGATGTCGACGTCACCATGGGGCATTCGCATGGCGGCGGACCGGGCGAGAAACTGAAGGACGAAGTCCTCACCAAGACGTCGCGCTCCGGTAATGTGATCACAAACACCACGATCAATGATCAACAGATCGACAATCTGACGGACGTTTCCCACTATGTCGCGGGCTACCGCCCGCTGATCTCCACCCCGCGTCAGTCGCGCATGGCGATTCGCGGCGTCGGCGTGGCGTCAGGGTCCGGGGGCTCGGGATCGGCCTCGGACACGGGCTACATCGTGGACGACGTCTATTGGAGCTTCGCCGGCTGGCAATGGGGCGATCTCGTCGACATGAGTTCGGTCGAAGTGCTCTATGGGCCGACCGGCACGGCGGGAAACAAGAACACCAATGTGGGTTCGCTCATTTTTCACACGCAGCTGCCGTCGTTCGAGGACAAAACGACCATCAGCGTGAGCTATGGCAACTACAACCGCACGCGAGACACGGTCAATTCCACCGGCACGGTGATCAACGACGCTCTCGCCTATCGCGTCGCCGCCTATCTCGACTACGCCGATGGCTGGATTCGCGACGGTTACAGCGGCTCCACCTATCAGGACACCGCACGCGCGGGGATTCACGCCCAGCTTCTCGGCGTCGGCGACGACTGGAGCGACCGGCTGAGCTTCAACTACAACGGCTCGAACGAACACAACGACTATCTTACCGGAACCATCGGCGACACCAGCCTCGAATACGCCAATTTCACTTTCCCCACCTCATTCTTCCAAAATATGCGGAACAAGCTCAACTGGCCTGTGCTCACGACCGACCCCAATACGCCTTTCATCGCGCGCAACGGGCGCGATCCCGCCAATGTGTTCATGCTGACCAACACCTTCAACAAGCAGGCCGGAGAAAATACGTTTAAGTCGATCTCAGCCGTCGGCTATGGCGCCTGGCGCAACAACGGCTTTTCCGACAACCAGCTGCTGCAGCTCGGCTTCGGCTCAGGCGGCATGGACACCTATGCGTTGCAGACCTCCCAGGAATTCAGGCTGTCCTCCCCGAAAGATCAGCCGATCGAATGGACGACCGGCCTCTTCACTTTTTACGAGGCGCTCGAAGATCGGATGCACCATTGGGATTTCGGCTATAATTCGGCTGCATGGCTCGGTTATCAGGGCGCGCTTCCCGGCCTGACCCCCTGGTGGCTCAACAAGGCCGGAGACTTCCAGGCCGCCGCCTATGGACAAGCCACCTGGCACGCGACCGAACAGGCGGAAATCACCTTCGGTCTACGCGACAGCTACGAAGTGCGCTACAGCGCGAGCAAATTCGCCGCGGGCTGGCTCTATGGACTGCCGATCACGCCCAACGCGCAGAATTACGCGCTCGCGAGATCGGGCGGGTATTTCCCCTCGGATTCGGGCGGCTTCACCAGCTACCACAACGGCCTGGTGGGCATCTTGAATCCCAAATACCAGCTCAACGAAAACATCCTGCTCTATGCTCTGCTCGGCCATGGCGACAAGCCGCCGTCCGTGAACACGCAATCCCTCGGCGTTTACAGCTACAACAAAACAACCAGCCAGTTCAGCGTGGCGCCATTCTCCCAGCCCTTCGATGGGTCCGAGAAATCATGGGATTACGAGCTCGGCGTCAAGACCAACTGGTTCGACGGCAAGCTGATTTCCAACGTCAACCTTTATTGGAACGACCTCTATAATTTCCAGATCAGCCAGACCAAGACCCTTCAAACCTCGCCGCTGCTCATCACCCAGTCTTATCTCGGCAATGCGCCGCATGTGAGATTGCGCGGCATCGAATTCGTGCAGCAGTGGTCGCCGATCGAGCATCTCACCTTCAATCTGAACGGCGCCTACACCGAAGCCCGCTACGTGAACTATCCCGACGCGCCCGCTCCAACGGATTGGACCTTCACCGGCGTTCCCGCCACGGCCGCGACAATCTCCCTCAGCAACACCCGCATCACCGGCCTGCCCTGGTGGCAGATCAACGGCGGCTACGCCTACCATGTGCCGGTCGGGCGCGCGCTCGCAGCCTTGGGCGGCTGGCTCGGCGGGCAGAGTTACACCTTCTTTCATTATACCAATGCGAGCTGGTTCAATAAGCAGCAATACACGAACCCCTATTCGCTCATTCAATATTGGCAGCCGGCCTATGTCATGTTCGACGCGGGCTTTGGGCTTCATACCGACGATCGACGTTTCCAGATCACGCTGTGGGCAAAGAATCTGTTCAACAACAGACCCTGGACCTCATGGTCTCCCGGCTCGAGCTCCGCGCCCACGACGGTCGGCATCTCTACGCAAGGCCCGCGCCTGTTTGGCCTCACGTCTTCTGTCACTTTCTGA